From a single Brassica rapa cultivar Chiifu-401-42 chromosome A01, CAAS_Brap_v3.01, whole genome shotgun sequence genomic region:
- the LOC117127176 gene encoding uncharacterized protein LOC117127176: protein MVNAPPSSFSRLPPDPPPYEYPPLEAFSPVAPPEPPDPPDVVPLVPSSDSPFPCGRLFPVVCRSSPCQVVEGSILRSCPDLPPHPPVTVFQVHHSFPLSACLYSVELVGTRVVWGTLNLGSMVLVVNVPIDRVSVGSIFVALERFLPALEEKPNDICYLLNMILTGFVLPVVSCLELCLFPIFPLVWSELEAQELLVLKGFSSQLMLSSAVDAVSMIFWITLALLYSPLMEFKLF, encoded by the exons ATGGTGAACGCTCCTCCTTCGTCGTTTTCCAGACTTCCTCCAGATCCGCCGCCGTACGAGTATCCTCCGCTTGAAGCTTTTTCTCCCGTCGCTCCACCGGAACCTCCAGACCCTCCAGACGTCGTCCCTCTTGTGCCCTCCAGTGACTCTCCCTTCCCCTGTGGACGCTTATTTCCTGTTGTGTGCAGGTCATCTCCTTGTCAGGTCGTGGAAGGGTCTATTCTCAGATCTTGTCCCGACCTTCCACCCCACCCTCCTGTTACAGTCTTCCAAGTTCATCATAGCTTCCCTCTCTCCGCTTGCCTTTATTCTGTTGAATTGGTTGGAACGCGAGTTGTATGGGGGACTTTGAACTTGGGGTCAATGGTTTTAGTTGTTAATGTTCCGATAGACAGAGTTTCCGTCGGTTCTATCTTTGTCGCCTTGGAGCGATTTCTTCCTGCA CTGGAAGAAAAACCTAATGACATATGTTACCTATTGAATATGATCTTGACGGGTTTTGTTCTCCCGGTTGTCTCCTGTTTGGAGCTGTGTCTCTTCCCAATATTTCCTCTTGTATGGAGTGAATTGGAAGCTCAAGAGTTGCTGGTACTGAAAGGATTTTCCTCCCAGCTAATGCTCTCCTCTGCTGTTGATGCAGTCTCTATGATCTTTTGGATTACACTTG CCTTGTTGTATTCTCCTCTAATGGAGTTTAAACTCTTTTAA
- the LOC103850060 gene encoding NAC transcription factor 47 encodes MISKDPRSSLPPGFRFHPTDEELILHYLRKKVSSLPVPLSIIADVDIYKSDPWDLPAKAPFGEKEWYFFSPRDRKYPNGARPNRAAASGYWKATGTDKLIAVPNREGFNENIGIKKALVFYTGKPPKGVKTNWIMHEYRLAESLSPKRVAHARNGSQVNNLGDRTLKSTEYSMRLDDWVPCRIYKKSHASLSSPEVASATSEDQEHEENDNEPFVVSETLLPNLANDQTLKRQQSSFSNLLDATDLTFLTNFLNETPENRTESEFSFLFGDFSNPDIYRNRYLGHKLPQLSSPTSETRVIGNKRERVDYAEEMMNNSKKINNFSYNNSIDHLDHSLIQQSSFLNQELLISPHLKYQG; translated from the exons ATGATAAGCAAGGATCCAAGATCAAGCTTACCACCAGGGTTTCGATTTCATCCAACAGATGAAGAACTCATCCTCCATTACCTAAGGAAGAAGGTTTCCTCCTTACCAGTCCCTCTTTCGATCATCGCAGATGTCGATATCTATAAGTCTGATCCATGGGACTTACCAG CTAAGGCTCCGTTTGGAGAGAAAGAATGGTATTTTTTCAGTCCGAGGGACAGGAAGTATCCCAATGGAGCAAGACCAAACAGAGCGGCCGCGTCTGGATATTGGAAAGCCACAGGAACAGATAAATTAATCGCGGTACCAAACCGTGAAGGGTTTAATGAAAACATTGGTATAAAAAAGGCTCTTGTGTTTTACACAGGAAAGCCTCCAAAAGGTGTTAAAACCAATTGGATCATGCATGAGTATCGACTTGCCGAATCCTTATCGCCCAAAAGAGTGGCCCATGCTAGGAACGGTAGCCAAGTCAATAATTTGGGAGATAGGACTTTAAAATCTACAGAATACTCAATGAGG CTGGATGATTGGGTTCCTTGCCGTATTTACAAGAAATCACACGCTTCATTGTCATCACCAGAGGTTGCTTCAGCTACAAGCGAGGATCAGGAACATGAGGAAAATGACAACGAACCATTCGTAGTCAGCGAAACCCTTTTGCCAAATTTGGCAAACGATCAAACCCTTAAACGCCAGCAGTCTTCTTTCTCCAACTTACTAGACGCTACAGATTTGACGTTCTTGACAAATTTTCTAAACGAAACTCCGGAAAATCGTACTGAGTCAgagttttctttcttgtttggAGATTTCTCAAACCCTGACATCTACAGAAACCGTTACTTGGGTCACAAGTTACCGCAGTTGAGCTCTCCCACTTCAGAGACCAGAGTTATaggaaacaaaagagaaagagtGGATTATGCTGAAGAAATGATGAACAATTCAAAGAAGATCAACAACTTTAGTTacaataatagtatagatcatTTGGATCATAGTCTGATTCAACAATCTAGTTTTCTGAATCAAGAACTCTTGATCAGTCCTCACCTTAAGTATCAAGGCTAG
- the LOC103850061 gene encoding NAC domain-containing protein 46 encodes MLEEGGVVVNQGGDQEVVDLPPGFRFHPTDAEIIIHYLKEKVFNVRFTSAAIGQADLNKNEPWDLPKIAKMGEEFYFFCQRDRKYPTGMRTNRATLSGYWKATGKDKEIFRGKGCFVGMKKTLVFYRGRAPKGEKTNWVMHEYRLDGIYSYHNLPKTARDEWVVCRVFHKNAPPPTTTATTTTTNQLTRIDSLDNIDHLLDFSSLPPLIDPGFLSQPGPSFSGAGQQHDFKPIPHHPTTVQINNTYPSAQTLTYPYNSVPNYGFGSGYGTGSGNNNNGMIKLENSLVSVSQETGLSSDVNTTATPEISSSYPGMVNTAANAAMMDGNKTSYDDDDLGIFWDDY; translated from the exons ATGTTGGAAGAAGGAGGTGTAGTTGTGAACCAAGGAGGGGACCAAGAGGTGGTGGATTTGCCTCCAGGGTTTCGGTTTCATCCAACTGATGCAGAGATCATAATTCACTATCTCAAAGAGAAGGTCTTCAACGTTCGATTCACCTCGGCTGCAATTGGTCAAGCCGACCTTAACAAAAACGAGCCATGGGATCTACCAA AAATTGCAAAGATGGGGGAGGAGTTTTACTTCTTTTGCCAGAGGGATCGGAAGTACCCGACCGGCATGAGGACGAACCGTGCAACCCTGTCCGGTTATTGGAAGGCGACCGGGAAGGACAAGGAGATTTTTAGAGGCAAAGGTTGTTTTGTTGGAATGAAGAAAACACTTGTGTTCTATAGAGGAAGAGCTCCAAAAGGTGAAAAGACCAATTGGGTTATGCATGAGTATCGTCTTGATGGCATCTATTCTTATCACAACCTCCCTAAAACCGCAAGG GATGAATGGGTGGTGTGTAGGGTTTTTCACAAGAACGCTCCTCCTCCCACTACTACAGcaactactactactacaaATCAACTTACAAGGATTGATTCTCTTGACAACATTGATCATCTCTTAGACTTCTCGTCTCTCCCTCCTCTCATCGATCCGGGTTTCTTGAGTCAGCCCGGCCCAAGCTTCTCCGGTGCCGGCCAACAACACGACTTCAAACCCATCCCTCATCACCCTACAACCGTGCAGATCAACAACACTTACCCATCAGCCCAAACCCTCACTTACCCTTATAACTCGGTGCCAAATTATGGATTTGGTTCTGGTTATGGGACTGGTTCCGGCAACAATAACAACGGTATGATCAAGCTGGAGAATTCTCTGGTGAGTGTGTCTCAAGAAACCGGTTTAAGTTCCGATGTGAACACAACCGCCACGCCGGAGATATCTTCTTCGTATCCAGGGATGGTGAATACTGCGGCCAATGCGGCGATGATGGATGGTAACAAGACGTCCTACGATGATGATGACTTGGGGATCTTTTGGGACGACTACTAA